In Mastigocladopsis repens PCC 10914, a single window of DNA contains:
- a CDS encoding cytochrome c oxidase subunit II: MKIRNILILSASAIALTAVSLWVGQLAYSWLPPQAAAESRLVDNLFSFLITLGAFIFLGVTGTLMYSVIFHRAAEYDTSDGPPIEGNLTLEFVWTAIPVLLVFWIASYSYQIYEQMGIQGPMEAVHVHIPGVMKSAYAAPISVSASSSTASTDATSNLLPVEDIEVKAKQWAWVFRYPETGVTSTELHLPVNHRIRLAMQSEDVLHGLYIPAFRVKQDIIPNRNIDFEFTPIRIGKYLLTDSEFSGTYFATMQADVVVESPQEYKKWLAQAANRKPSAANNQAASEYAQQSKALIKSWVTVAPAQPPVVNYSN; this comes from the coding sequence ATGAAAATCCGAAATATTTTGATCCTGAGTGCGAGCGCGATCGCCTTAACTGCTGTTAGTCTTTGGGTAGGACAATTAGCGTATTCTTGGCTACCGCCTCAAGCCGCAGCAGAATCGCGACTCGTTGATAATTTGTTTAGTTTCTTAATAACGCTGGGAGCATTTATCTTCCTTGGAGTCACAGGAACACTCATGTATTCAGTGATTTTCCATCGAGCAGCGGAGTATGATACTAGCGATGGTCCCCCCATTGAAGGGAATTTAACACTAGAATTTGTCTGGACTGCAATTCCTGTATTGCTAGTGTTTTGGATTGCAAGCTACAGCTACCAAATCTACGAGCAAATGGGGATTCAAGGACCTATGGAGGCTGTTCATGTGCATATTCCAGGGGTCATGAAATCTGCATATGCTGCGCCAATTTCCGTTTCCGCGTCTTCCTCAACTGCGTCAACTGACGCTACATCAAATCTCCTCCCAGTTGAAGACATTGAAGTCAAAGCCAAACAGTGGGCTTGGGTTTTCCGCTACCCAGAAACCGGAGTCACCAGCACCGAACTGCATCTACCCGTCAATCATCGCATCCGTTTAGCGATGCAGTCGGAGGATGTTCTCCATGGCTTGTATATTCCTGCGTTCCGAGTCAAGCAAGACATTATTCCCAACCGCAACATTGACTTTGAATTCACCCCCATCCGCATTGGAAAATATCTATTAACCGATTCTGAATTCAGCGGCACTTACTTTGCAACCATGCAAGCAGATGTCGTTGTTGAATCGCCGCAAGAGTACAAAAAATGGCTTGCCCAAGCAGCAAACCGCAAACCATCCGCTGCAAACAATCAAGCAGCTTCTGAATATGCCCAACAATCAAAAGCGTTAATCAAAAGCTGGGTTACGGTAGCACCTGCACAACCCCCTGTCGTCAATTACAGCAATTAG
- the ctaD gene encoding cytochrome c oxidase subunit I yields the protein MTNISVEDITNDIPQQEPTTDWKRYFSFSTDHKVIGIQYIVTAFILFLVGGIFAMIIRGELITPESDLVDRTVYNAMFTMHGTVMLFGWTFPILTGFANYLVPLMIGARDMAFPRLNAVAFWMIPISAILLMVSFFIPGGPAQAGWWSYPPVSLQNPTGNLINGQVIWLLAVAVSGVSSIMGAVNFVTTIVKMRAPGMTFFRMPIFVWNVLSAQIIQLFGLPVLTAGAVMLLLDITAGTSFFNPAKGGDPVLFQHFFWFYSHPAVYVIILPVFGVFSEIFPVFARKPLFGYKIVAISSLLIAGVSGIVWVHHLYVSGTSGWMRMFFMLTTMFVSVPTGIKVFAWTATIWGGKLRFDTPMLFALGALVLFVFAGITGITLSSVPVDVHVNNTYYVVGHFHYVLYGTVTMGMFAAIYFWFPKMTGRMYYESLGKLHFWLAFIGINLNFFPMHPLGLQGMLRRVSSYPPEYEFWNIVASVGAFLLGVSTLPFILNMIGSWMHDQQALKNPWRAIGLEWLVSSPPPVENFDEIPVVLGEPYGYGKSEPLVQER from the coding sequence ATGACAAATATTTCCGTTGAAGACATTACAAATGACATACCTCAACAGGAACCTACAACGGACTGGAAGAGATACTTTAGCTTCAGTACAGACCACAAAGTCATAGGTATTCAGTATATTGTTACCGCTTTCATTCTCTTTTTAGTAGGTGGCATATTTGCAATGATCATTCGTGGGGAATTGATTACCCCAGAATCAGACCTCGTTGACCGTACTGTCTATAATGCCATGTTCACCATGCACGGCACCGTGATGCTGTTCGGATGGACATTCCCCATACTTACAGGTTTTGCTAACTATCTTGTGCCTCTGATGATTGGTGCGCGAGATATGGCGTTTCCCAGACTCAACGCTGTTGCCTTCTGGATGATACCAATCTCCGCTATCTTGCTGATGGTTAGCTTTTTTATACCTGGCGGTCCAGCCCAAGCAGGTTGGTGGTCATACCCTCCCGTCAGCCTGCAAAACCCTACAGGAAACTTAATCAATGGTCAAGTTATCTGGCTTCTAGCAGTGGCAGTATCAGGTGTTTCCTCAATCATGGGGGCGGTGAACTTTGTCACTACAATTGTCAAGATGCGGGCACCAGGCATGACGTTCTTCCGTATGCCCATCTTTGTTTGGAATGTGTTGAGTGCCCAGATTATCCAGCTGTTTGGACTACCTGTCTTGACAGCAGGTGCAGTCATGCTTTTACTCGACATAACAGCTGGAACTAGCTTTTTTAACCCTGCAAAAGGAGGCGACCCAGTTCTATTTCAGCACTTTTTCTGGTTCTACTCCCACCCTGCTGTATATGTAATCATTCTGCCGGTCTTTGGAGTCTTTTCGGAAATTTTCCCTGTTTTTGCTCGCAAACCTCTATTTGGCTACAAGATTGTCGCCATTTCATCACTTCTGATTGCTGGAGTGAGCGGTATAGTCTGGGTACATCATCTGTACGTCAGCGGTACTTCAGGCTGGATGCGGATGTTTTTCATGCTCACAACAATGTTTGTTTCTGTGCCCACTGGTATTAAGGTGTTTGCCTGGACTGCAACGATTTGGGGCGGTAAGCTGCGGTTTGATACACCAATGCTGTTTGCGCTAGGTGCATTAGTATTATTTGTGTTTGCAGGTATTACTGGCATTACCCTCTCCTCTGTTCCCGTTGATGTCCACGTCAACAACACATACTATGTGGTGGGTCACTTCCACTATGTTCTATACGGCACAGTAACGATGGGGATGTTTGCTGCAATTTACTTCTGGTTCCCCAAGATGACTGGACGTATGTACTACGAAAGCTTGGGTAAATTGCATTTTTGGCTGGCGTTCATTGGCATTAACCTCAACTTCTTCCCAATGCACCCACTAGGATTGCAAGGAATGTTGCGTCGAGTTTCTTCTTACCCTCCAGAGTATGAATTTTGGAATATTGTTGCCAGTGTTGGAGCATTTTTGCTAGGTGTGTCCACTTTGCCTTTTATTCTTAATATGATTGGTTCTTGGATGCATGATCAGCAAGCACTGAAAAATCCTTGGCGAGCAATTGGACTCGAGTGGCTCGTTTCTTCACCACCTCCTGTAGAGAACTTTGACGAAATTCCAGTTGTTCTAGGTGAACCCTACGGATATGGGAAATCTGAACCATTGGTGCAAGAGCGTTAA
- a CDS encoding cytochrome c oxidase subunit 3 → MDSSIVSQELQHSGHEHTHDEEGSKMFAFIVFLFSETFIFLGFFTAYIVYKTTTPDWLPAGVSGLEIRDPAINTVVLVSSSFVIYLAERALARHDLTKFRQFLFLTIAMGSYFLVGQAIEWSHLSFGFTTGVFGGMFYLLTGFHGLHVLTGVLLQIIVLGRSFIPGNYDTGHFGVNATSLFWHFVDVIWIVLFVLIYIWQ, encoded by the coding sequence ATGGACAGTTCCATCGTTTCACAAGAGTTACAGCATTCTGGACATGAGCATACCCATGATGAAGAAGGCAGCAAAATGTTCGCCTTCATTGTGTTCTTGTTTTCAGAGACTTTCATTTTCCTTGGTTTTTTTACAGCATATATTGTCTACAAAACAACAACTCCTGACTGGTTACCTGCTGGTGTTTCAGGATTAGAAATCAGAGATCCTGCAATTAATACGGTGGTTCTTGTTTCCAGTAGCTTTGTCATTTACTTGGCAGAACGCGCCCTTGCACGCCACGACTTGACGAAATTTCGCCAGTTTCTTTTCTTAACGATCGCAATGGGAAGTTACTTTTTAGTTGGACAAGCGATCGAGTGGAGCCACCTTTCATTTGGCTTTACCACAGGAGTCTTTGGTGGGATGTTCTATTTACTAACAGGCTTCCACGGTTTGCACGTTCTCACTGGCGTTTTATTGCAAATCATTGTTTTGGGTCGCTCTTTCATTCCAGGTAACTACGACACAGGTCATTTTGGTGTGAATGCAACCTCTCTATTCTGGCACTTTGTTGATGTCATCTGGATTGTTTTGTTTGTCCTTATTTATATTTGGCAATAA
- a CDS encoding dolichyl-phosphate-mannose--protein mannosyltransferase, whose protein sequence is MKKKWFRIGIAGVFLLSLTLRFWGLGRFNTFVFDEVYYAKFGNNYLTHTPFFDGHPPLGKYLIGIGIWIGNHIPFWQDEVNGFTGSVISPLSYRWMNAFSGSFIPLIVAAIAYQISYRRSFALLAGLFTACDGIFLVESRYALINQYIVIFGLLGQWFLLLALANQRQQRNFWLILSGIAFGASAATKWNGLWFLLGAYLIWILAWGIRWLQSFSFVNKETHPQLQQEKFLSHRSLTSGRKKSTKRSFSLSSLTLFTSGLSSNRRYKIIPNKGKFRTFSKSKKSNLTPLQNLTQLNLIHIIIYLGVIPLIVYSFIWIPHLLLDKRYGFIEVHRQILLFHERLGGNSPKVHPYCAAWYKWPLMTRPMAYFYQTVQNINEPLPVMGPPLPSGTGKVIYDVHAMGNPFLWWFGAAALLFLIGMLVWQVLIPLIRQKSFSPSTMLCVDTWIALYLVVNYAAHLLPWVQVNRCVFIYHYMTALIFAFLAIAWLVDQCLRSYRIELRALGVTITFMIVMAFIFWMPIYLGLPLSAFEYRPMRMWFNSWI, encoded by the coding sequence ATGAAGAAAAAATGGTTTCGGATTGGCATTGCGGGTGTGTTCCTATTATCACTCACCTTACGATTTTGGGGGTTGGGGCGATTTAACACCTTTGTCTTTGATGAAGTTTACTACGCTAAATTTGGTAATAACTATCTCACCCATACACCATTTTTTGATGGTCATCCACCATTAGGTAAATATTTGATTGGGATTGGGATTTGGATTGGCAATCATATTCCCTTTTGGCAAGATGAGGTAAATGGGTTTACGGGTTCGGTGATATCGCCTCTGAGTTACCGTTGGATGAATGCCTTTTCTGGTTCATTTATCCCATTAATTGTCGCCGCCATTGCCTATCAGATCAGTTACCGTCGCAGTTTTGCTTTACTGGCTGGTTTGTTCACAGCTTGTGATGGCATATTTCTCGTAGAATCTCGCTATGCCCTGATCAACCAATATATTGTCATTTTTGGACTATTGGGACAGTGGTTTTTATTATTGGCACTAGCAAACCAAAGACAACAACGCAACTTCTGGTTAATACTTTCTGGCATAGCTTTTGGTGCGTCAGCTGCTACCAAGTGGAATGGTTTATGGTTTCTACTAGGTGCTTATCTTATTTGGATATTAGCTTGGGGAATTCGTTGGTTGCAGTCTTTTAGCTTTGTTAACAAAGAAACTCATCCTCAACTCCAACAGGAAAAGTTTCTTTCTCATCGTTCCCTGACCAGTGGGAGGAAAAAAAGCACTAAAAGAAGTTTTTCCTTATCTTCCTTAACTCTGTTTACCTCTGGCTTATCCAGCAATAGAAGATATAAAATTATTCCTAATAAGGGAAAGTTTAGGACTTTTAGCAAGAGCAAAAAGAGCAATTTAACGCCCTTGCAAAACTTAACTCAACTCAATCTTATTCACATTATTATTTATTTAGGTGTTATTCCTTTAATAGTTTACAGTTTCATTTGGATTCCCCATCTTTTATTAGATAAAAGGTATGGATTTATAGAAGTACACAGACAAATTTTGCTGTTTCATGAACGTCTTGGTGGGAATAGTCCCAAGGTACATCCTTACTGTGCTGCTTGGTATAAGTGGCCCTTGATGACTCGACCAATGGCGTATTTTTACCAAACGGTGCAAAATATTAATGAACCGTTACCTGTGATGGGACCTCCTTTGCCTTCCGGTACCGGGAAAGTCATTTATGATGTCCATGCAATGGGCAATCCCTTTTTATGGTGGTTTGGTGCTGCGGCGCTTTTGTTTTTAATAGGAATGTTGGTGTGGCAAGTCTTAATTCCTCTAATAAGGCAAAAGAGTTTTTCTCCTTCTACGATGCTTTGTGTTGATACTTGGATTGCCTTGTACTTAGTAGTCAATTATGCTGCTCATTTACTGCCTTGGGTGCAAGTCAACCGTTGCGTTTTTATCTACCACTACATGACGGCTTTGATATTTGCATTTTTAGCAATTGCTTGGCTTGTCGATCAGTGTTTACGCAGTTATCGTATTGAACTCCGCGCCCTTGGTGTAACCATTACCTTTATGATTGTAATGGCATTTATTTTTTGGATGCCTATTTATTTAGGTTTACCACTCTCAGCTTTTGAATATAGACCAATGCGAATGTGGTTCAATTCTTGGATTTAG